Proteins found in one Gemmobacter sp. 24YEA27 genomic segment:
- a CDS encoding cupin domain-containing protein, whose product MEIFRAGQVPSRKGPADWFTGQVRIDTLFNPAAPERVQGASVTFEPGARTAWHTHPLGQTLIVTAGLGRVQRDGGPVEEIRPGDVVWFAPDERHWHGASPATAMTHIALQEVKDGKVVDWLEHVSDAEYGV is encoded by the coding sequence ATGGAAATATTCCGTGCCGGACAGGTGCCTTCGCGCAAAGGTCCCGCCGACTGGTTCACCGGACAGGTCCGTATCGACACCCTGTTCAATCCCGCCGCGCCCGAGCGCGTGCAGGGCGCGAGTGTGACCTTCGAGCCGGGCGCCCGCACCGCCTGGCACACTCACCCGCTGGGCCAGACGCTGATCGTCACGGCTGGCCTCGGCCGGGTGCAGCGGGATGGCGGCCCGGTCGAGGAAATCCGCCCCGGCGATGTTGTCTGGTTCGCTCCGGACGAACGCCACTGGCATGGTGCCAGCCCCGCAACCGCCATGACCCATATCGCCCTTCAGGAAGTAAAGGACGGCAAAGTCGTCGACTGGCTGGAACATGTAAGCGACGCCGAATACGGCGTCTGA